A stretch of Williamwhitmania sp. DNA encodes these proteins:
- a CDS encoding AsmA-like C-terminal region-containing protein yields MKKFFKRLAITLALLIFLVIAAIGVVVWLVFTPARLTPIVRTQAAKYITCQSKIGEVELTFFSTFPHFGLKVNNFALVNPTGHSSSDTLISVGELVGVVDVEAYWKRNEIVLNKLHLSDGTVNVFVDSLGHANYNVMKVDTTAVVDTSQSAMKFSLINIADVSLKNINLSYDDQPMRMQAGVRNLTAQLSGSLVSDTVLSHVKVSDGLVSFSYAGESYLDRAAVKLNLPIKVILSKQHIQLTDAELSVNDLAVELTGSVENDTINKRVVTDIGYEFKSWSIPTLLALVPPSFRSYLVFDADGEISSNGTVKGIYSSTSMPLMDIHFQLKDGSLKNNSFHLPLSHINGDVAFYSDMKNDAISYVRINNFSAKTPHSSISTRGTITHLFSDMHVDLASDANLTLDEFSPLVPKSMKVRMAGKVSGKIKSRFTMSQMKKMLLDRMNLSVSVEFADFDVAYDSLAMKTNYAKVDFALPNPNPTSANTRFVYAKISTKSLEASKLKAYRVFFQNANIELATSDVRDTTRIPDVACTFSLDTLSASNDTMKLALQKPAGQFTMMPRKGKKMEPKIVITYDGGSMLASMGETIASAKKLQFKADVTNDQSQKDIFLQWLTTGFLNMDNGVVILPTMNQPFQIPSLKMDFNPEVFHIEDSRLKIAHSDFSLTGTLSNILSYFRSDSLLRGDFTFVSSTTDVLQLMGLTSGMGDRTAKSAHETSSESSGPYMVPKGMDMVLHTDIKNATIGTDTIKAIKGDVTVKDGTLLLDGFQFVTPASKMQLTVLYRTPRRNNLFLAMDYNMLSVKIEKLLSMIPDIDTIMPMLKSFRGTGQFHFVGQMNLDSLYNPKKSTILAASSIRGQDLVLMDGTTFSDIAKRLKFNKKTQNKIDSLSAEFTIFKQEIDVYPFLIVMDKYKAVVEGRHNFDLTFDYHISVIDCPLPIRLGLDVSGNIDDLKYKLTKCKYADYFRPTSRHTLANQQLQLRKMIHDALLKNVKPDTGD; encoded by the coding sequence ATGAAGAAATTTTTTAAACGATTAGCCATAACGCTTGCTCTGCTAATTTTCTTGGTTATTGCTGCCATTGGAGTAGTCGTTTGGTTAGTGTTTACCCCGGCAAGGCTCACCCCAATTGTTAGGACGCAGGCGGCAAAATATATCACCTGCCAATCGAAGATAGGAGAGGTAGAGCTAACCTTCTTTAGCACTTTTCCACACTTTGGATTGAAGGTGAATAACTTTGCTTTAGTGAACCCAACCGGCCATTCCTCATCCGATACCTTGATAAGCGTTGGTGAGCTGGTTGGCGTGGTGGATGTGGAAGCCTACTGGAAGCGTAACGAGATTGTTTTAAACAAGCTACACCTTAGCGATGGAACCGTAAATGTGTTTGTTGATAGCCTTGGGCATGCCAACTACAATGTAATGAAGGTCGATACCACCGCTGTGGTGGATACCTCCCAATCGGCCATGAAATTTAGCCTAATCAACATCGCCGATGTATCGTTAAAGAATATCAACCTTTCCTACGATGACCAACCAATGCGGATGCAGGCTGGTGTTCGAAATCTAACCGCTCAACTTTCGGGATCGCTAGTGTCCGATACCGTGCTTAGCCACGTAAAAGTGAGCGATGGCCTTGTTTCGTTTAGCTATGCAGGCGAGAGTTACCTCGACAGGGCAGCGGTTAAGTTGAACCTACCCATAAAGGTAATCCTGTCGAAGCAGCACATACAGCTTACCGATGCCGAGCTGTCGGTTAACGACCTTGCAGTTGAACTTACCGGTTCGGTGGAGAACGATACCATCAATAAGCGGGTTGTAACCGATATTGGCTATGAGTTTAAATCGTGGTCTATTCCAACCCTGTTGGCACTTGTACCTCCATCATTCCGCTCATATCTAGTCTTTGATGCCGATGGGGAAATCTCTTCGAACGGCACTGTAAAGGGTATCTATTCCAGCACCTCTATGCCCTTGATGGACATTCACTTTCAGCTAAAAGATGGATCGTTGAAGAATAACAGCTTCCATTTGCCGCTAAGCCACATCAATGGAGATGTTGCCTTTTATTCCGATATGAAAAATGATGCAATATCCTACGTTCGTATCAACAATTTTAGCGCTAAAACTCCCCACTCCTCCATTAGCACAAGGGGAACGATAACACACCTTTTTTCCGATATGCACGTCGACTTAGCTTCCGACGCCAATCTTACATTGGATGAATTTTCGCCACTTGTTCCCAAAAGTATGAAGGTGCGGATGGCAGGGAAAGTTTCTGGTAAGATAAAATCGCGCTTCACCATGTCGCAGATGAAAAAGATGCTGCTCGATAGGATGAACCTCTCCGTTTCTGTGGAGTTTGCCGACTTCGACGTTGCCTACGATAGCTTGGCTATGAAGACCAATTACGCCAAGGTTGACTTTGCACTACCCAATCCCAACCCCACCTCGGCAAACACCCGTTTTGTGTATGCAAAAATCAGCACAAAGAGCCTTGAGGCAAGCAAGTTAAAAGCCTATCGTGTCTTTTTTCAAAATGCAAATATTGAACTGGCAACCTCCGATGTGCGCGATACTACTAGAATTCCCGATGTTGCCTGCACATTTTCGCTCGATACCCTCTCTGCCAGCAATGACACCATGAAGTTAGCACTGCAGAAACCGGCAGGGCAGTTTACAATGATGCCACGAAAGGGTAAGAAGATGGAGCCTAAAATTGTTATAACCTACGATGGCGGCAGTATGTTGGCATCGATGGGCGAAACTATTGCTAGTGCTAAAAAGCTACAGTTCAAGGCCGATGTTACCAACGACCAGTCGCAGAAGGATATATTCCTACAGTGGCTGACAACGGGCTTCCTCAATATGGACAACGGAGTTGTTATCCTGCCAACCATGAACCAGCCATTCCAAATTCCCTCTCTCAAGATGGATTTCAACCCAGAGGTGTTTCACATTGAGGATAGTCGACTCAAGATTGCCCATTCGGACTTTAGCCTTACTGGTACCTTAAGCAATATCCTTTCCTATTTCAGGAGCGACTCCCTTCTTCGGGGTGATTTCACCTTTGTAAGCAGCACTACCGATGTGCTGCAACTCATGGGCTTAACAAGCGGTATGGGAGATAGAACGGCCAAATCTGCGCATGAAACCTCCAGTGAATCATCTGGTCCTTACATGGTTCCCAAGGGTATGGATATGGTTCTGCACACCGATATTAAAAATGCAACCATTGGAACAGATACCATCAAGGCCATTAAGGGTGACGTAACCGTAAAGGATGGCACACTGCTGTTGGATGGCTTTCAGTTTGTTACTCCGGCCTCCAAAATGCAGCTAACGGTGTTGTATCGAACACCTAGGAGGAACAACCTCTTTTTGGCTATGGACTACAACATGCTCAGCGTGAAGATAGAAAAATTGCTGAGCATGATTCCCGATATTGACACCATTATGCCCATGCTGAAGTCGTTTAGGGGGACAGGCCAGTTTCATTTTGTTGGTCAAATGAATCTCGACTCACTTTACAATCCAAAGAAGTCAACCATACTTGCAGCCTCCTCCATTCGTGGGCAAGACTTGGTGCTAATGGATGGCACTACCTTTAGCGATATTGCTAAGCGGCTGAAGTTTAACAAGAAGACGCAGAATAAGATCGATAGCCTTTCGGCTGAGTTTACCATATTTAAGCAGGAGATTGATGTTTATCCTTTCCTTATTGTAATGGATAAGTATAAGGCGGTGGTGGAGGGACGCCACAACTTCGACCTCACCTTCGACTACCACATTTCGGTAATCGACTGTCCGCTGCCCATACGGCTGGGGCTAGATGTGTCCGGCAATATCGATGACCTGAAGTATAAGCTCACCAAGTGC